In a genomic window of Vigna angularis cultivar LongXiaoDou No.4 chromosome 6, ASM1680809v1, whole genome shotgun sequence:
- the LOC108341059 gene encoding uncharacterized protein LOC108341059, whose translation MPLILSNPFTPMQLHHTLTVTLLHHHSLSIFAAPVTLTTTTTTTTMATNFQFSDASLSLPISSHHLLIVGPGILGRLVAQIWRQEYPGCEVYGQTVTTNHHEELAKIGINPSLEWTKGSHKFPYVIFCAPPYQSSDYLGDLRLAASSWNGEGSFLFTSSSAPYDCNDNGLCEEDSPVVPIGRSPRTDVLLKAEKIVLEFGGSVLRLSGLYKVDKGPHIYWLEKGIVESRPDHILNLIHYEDAASLAVAILKKQFRGRIFLGCDNHPLSRQEVMDLVYRSGKFSKKFEKFTGTDDPLGKRLNNSKTRQEIRWEPKYSSFAHFLETI comes from the exons atgccTCTGATTTTATCAAATCCTTTCACTCCCATGCAGTTGCATCACACGCTAACAGTGACACTTCTTCACCACCACTCATTATCTATCTTCGCTGCGCCTGTCACCCTAACCACCACCACTACCACTACCACCATGGCCACCAATTTCCAATTCTCCGAtgcttctctttctcttccaaTTTCATCGCACCACCTCTTGATCGTCGGTCCCGGCATTCTTGGTCGTTTGGTCGCCCAAATTTGGCGCCAG GAATATCCAGGCTGTGAAGTTTATGGACAAACAGTAACCACTAATCATCATGAGGAGTTGGCCAAAATTGGTATTAATCCGTCTTTGGAATGGACCAAAGGCTCCCACAAATTTCCCTATGTCATTTTCTGTGCTCCGCCTTACCAATCCTCTGATTATCTTGGTGATCTTAG GCTGGCTGCATCAAGCTGGAATGGTGAAGGTTCTTTCTTGTTTACATCAAGCTCTGCTCCTTATGATTGTAATGATAATGGATTGTGTGAGGAG GATAGTCCAGTGGTGCCTATAGGGAGAAGCCCAAGGACTGATGTCCTTCTTAAAGCTGAAAAGATAGTGCTGGAGTTTGGTGGTTCTGTTTTAAGACTCTCTGGACTCTAT AAAGTAGATAAAGGCCCACACATTTATTGGTTAGAGAAAGGGATTGTTGAATCTCGCCCTGATCACATCCTGAATCTAATTCACTATGAG GATGCAGCTTCCCTCGCAGTTGCAATTTTGAAGAAACAATTTCGTGGGCGGATTTTCTTGGGTTGTGATAATCATCCCTTATCCAG GCAAGAGGTGATGGATCTGGTATACAGAAGTGGGAAATTTAGTAAGAAGTTTGAGAAATTCACAG GAACTGATGATCCTCTAGGCAAGAGATTAAACAACTCCAAAACACGCCAAGAAATAAGGTGGGAGCCAAAGTACTCTAGCTTTGCTCATTTCCTTGAGACCATTTGA
- the LOC108341969 gene encoding divinyl chlorophyllide a 8-vinyl-reductase, chloroplastic produces the protein MSLCYTSNFISLNHQKSLSLTFSSDSPRFINLFSVKHRKPHHPIKFTAERFKLFASLTPSPPTETAPSSYRSKSPKDVNVLVVGSTGYIGKYVVRELVKRGFNVTAIARERSGIRGSVDKDQTLNQLRGANVCFSDVTNLDAFEGSLNSLGNSFDVVVSCLASRNGGVKDSWKIDYEATRNSLVAGRKRGASHFVLLSAICVQKPLLEFQRAKLKFEDELMKLADEDGGFSYSIVRPTAFFKSLGGQVELVKDGKPYVMFGDGKLCACKPMSESDLASFIVDCVLSEDKVNKVLPIGGPGKALTPLEQGEMLFRLLGKEPKFLKVPIGIMDFAIGVLDFLVKVFPSLEDAAEFGKIGRYYAAESMLLLDPETGEYSAEKTPSYGNDTLEEFFARVLREGMAGQELGEQTIF, from the coding sequence ATGTCCCTCTGCTACACTTCCAATTTCATATCATTGAACCATCAAAAAAGCCTTTCCTTAACCTTCTCGTCGGACTCTCCTCGCTTCATCAACCTATTTTCAGTTAAGCATCGGAAACCACACCACCCCATTAAGTTCACCGCTGAAAGATTCAAACTTTTTGCCTCTCTGACGCCATCTCCGCCCACCGAGACTGCCCCATCAAGTTACAGGAGCAAGAGTCCTAAAGATGTTAACGTCTTGGTGGTGGGTTCAACTGGGTACATTGGAAAGTATGTGGTGAGAGAGTTGGTGAAGAGAGGGTTCAACGTCACAGCCATTGCTAGAGAGAGGAGCGGAATTAGGGGTAGTGTTGACAAGGATCAGACGTTGAATCAGTTAAGAGGGGCCAATGTGTGTTTCTCGGATGTGACCAATCTGGATGCTTTTGAAGGGTCTTTGAATAGCTTGGGGAATTCTTTTGATGTTGTGGTGTCTTGCCTTGCAAGTAGAAATGGAGGGGTGAAGGACTCTTGGAAGATTGATTATGAGGCAACAAGGAATAGCCTTGTTGCTGGAAGAAAACGAGGGGCTTCACATTTTGTGTTGCTTTCAGCAATATGTGTGCAGAAGCCCCTCCTTGAGTTTCAGCGTGCCAAGTTGAAGTTTGAGGATGAGTTGATGAAGTTAGCTGACGAGGATGGTGGATTCAGTTATAGTATAGTGAGGCCAACCGCATTTTTCAAGAGTTTGGGAGGTCAGGTTGAGTTGGTGAAGGATGGGAAGCCATATGTCATGTTTGGAGATGGGAAACTGTGTGCTTGTAAGCCTATGAGTGAGTCAGATTTGGCTTCTTTTATTGTGGATTGTGTGCTTAGTGAGGATAAGGTTAACAAGGTGTTGCCAATTGGAGGGCCTGGAAAGGCGTTGACACCACTGGAACAAGGAGAGATGCTGTTTAGGCTTTTGGGGAAGGAGCCAAAATTCTTGAAAGTTCCAATAGGAATAATGGATTTTGCCATTGGGGTTCTTGATTTTCTGGTCAAAGTCTTTCCTTCACTGGAAGATGCTGCTGAGTTTGGGAAAATTGGAAGGTACTATGCGGCAGAAAGTATGTTGCTTTTGGATCCTGAGACTGGAGAGTATAGTGCTGAGAAGACACCTAGCTATGGAAATGATACATTGGAAGAGTTTTTTGCTAGGGTTCTCAGGGAGGGCATGGCTGGTCAAGAGCTAGGTGAGCAAACAATATTTTAA
- the LOC108342414 gene encoding CASP-like protein 1D1, with amino-acid sequence MASTDIEYKSSSTPPPPAGVDYFKVHVILRFLLLAASVVALGVIVSSDQTELVLFQGTLVPQPAKFQHSPAFVYFVAAFSVSGLYALVSALASIAVIQQPEFKLKFLLNFIFWDTLILGIIASATGAAGTVAYIGLKGNSHVGWIKVCNVYDKFCRHLAGSIAVALFGSIITVLLIWLSAFTIYSRVPK; translated from the exons ATGGCTTCTACAGATATTGAGTACAAATCATCTTCAACACCACCTCCTCCGGCTGGAGTGGATTATTTCAAAGTTCATGTGATCCTCAGATTCCTGTTGTTGGCCGCATCAGTGGTGGCACTTGGAGTGATTGTCTCCAGTGATCAAACAGAGCTAGTCCTCTTCCAAGGTACGCTTGTACCTCAGCCAGCCAAGTTCCAGCACTCACCAGCTTTTGT ATATTTTGTGGCTGCATTCAGTGTCTCTGGCCTTTATGCCCTCGTTTCTGCTCTAGCCTCTATCGCTGTAATCCAGCAGCCAGAATTCAAACTGAAGTTCCTCCTCAACTTTATCTTCTGGGATACA CTAATACTGGGGATAATAGCCTCAGCAACAGGAGCAGCAGGAACTGTGGCATATATTGGTTTAAAGGGAAACAGTCATGTGGGTTGGATAAAAGTTTGCAATGTCTACGACAAGTTCTGTAGGCATCTTGCTGGATCCATAGCTGTGGCTTTGTTTGGCAGCATTATCACTGTTCTGCTCATCTGGCTTTCAGCTTTCACCATTTACAGCCGAGTCCCCAAGTAG